One Oryza glaberrima chromosome 10, OglaRS2, whole genome shotgun sequence DNA segment encodes these proteins:
- the LOC127753073 gene encoding cytochrome b5 — protein sequence MAGEKKVFGFEEVAGHNVTKDCWLIIAGKVYDVTSFMDEHPGGDEVLLAVTGKDATNDFEDIGHSESAREMMEKYLIGEIDASTIPVKRTHVTPQQAPGNPDKGDDMLIKILQFLVPILILGLAFAIRQYTKSE from the exons ATGGCCGGCGAGAAGAAGGTGTTCGGGTTCGAGGAGGTGGCCGGCCACAACGTCACCAAGGATTGCTGGCTCATCATCGCCgggaag GTATATGATGTTACTTCTTTTATGGATGAGCACCCTGGTGGCGATGAAGTATTGCTAGCAGTAACTG GCAAAGACGCAACCAATGATTTTGAAGACATTGGCCACAGTGAATCAGCAAGGGAGATGATGGAGAAGTATCTCATTGGGGAGATTGATGCTTCAACCATCCCAGTAAAGCGTACTCATGTAACTCCCCAGCAAGCGCCCGGCAACCCAGACAAGGGCGATGACATGCTCATTAAGATCTTGCAGTTTCTTGTCCCCATCTTGATCTTGGGGCTTGCATTTGCTATCCGGCAGTACACCAAATCTGAGTAG